The following coding sequences are from one Triticum dicoccoides isolate Atlit2015 ecotype Zavitan chromosome 4A, WEW_v2.0, whole genome shotgun sequence window:
- the LOC119284015 gene encoding uncharacterized protein LOC119284015: MDAMESTSPYSPPAVRHKLRTAVCGCFGSPSSPGSRGERPHSGGRARWRRRVVAAGEFRYDPLSYALNFDDGAEAEDATYMYRNFSSRLPPLPVPASRAVAMALCPSEFSSSLCKSSLYHRGNRT, encoded by the coding sequence ATGGACGCTATGGAGTCCACTTCGCCATACTCGCCGCCGGCGGTGCGCCACAAGCTGCGGACCGCCGTGTGCGGCTGCTTCGGCTCGCCATCGTCACCCGGCAGCCGTGGGGAGAGGCCGCATAGTGGCGGAAGGGCCAGGTGGAGGCGACGCGTGGTGGCCGCGGGGGAGTTCAGGTACGACCCGCTCAGCTACGCGCTCAACTTCGACGACGGCGCGGAAGCAGAGGATGCGACCTACATGTACAGGAACTTCAGCTCGCGCCTGCCGCCCTTGCCGGTGCCGGCCTCCCGAGCCGTCGCCATGGCCCTCTGTCCCTCTGAATTTTCTTCTTCACTATGTAAAAGCAGTTTATACCACCGGGGAAATCGTACGTAG
- the LOC119289636 gene encoding uncharacterized protein LOC119289636: MDAVESSSSYSPPSLRHKLRTTVCGCFGSPSSPGSGGERPQNSGRARWRRRVAAAGEFRYDPLSYALNFDDGASGSDDGAEAEDAAFPYRNFNSRLPPSPAPASRAVAIA; this comes from the coding sequence ATGGACGCTGTAGAGTCCTCTTCGTCCTACTCGCCACCGTCACTGCGCCACAAGCTGCGGACCACCGTGTGCGGCTGCTTCGGCTCGCCGTCGTCGCCGGGTAGCGGCGGGGAGAGGCCACAAAACAGCGGCAGGGCCAGGTGGAGGAGGCGCGTGGCGGCCGCGGGGGAGTTCAGGTACGACCCGCTCAGCTACGCGCTCAACTTCGACGACGGCGCCAGCGGCAGCGATGACGGCGCGGAAGCAGAGGACGCGGCCTTCCCGTACCGGAACTTCAACTCGCGCCTGCCGCCCTCGCCGGCGCCGGCCTCCCGAGCCGTCGCCATCGCCTGA
- the LOC119289637 gene encoding uncharacterized protein LOC119289637 — translation MDAVESSSPYSPPSLRHKLRTTVCGCFGSPSSPGSGGERPHTGGGRARWRRRVAAAGEFRYNPLSYALNFDDGSSDDGDADAEDAAFRRRNFSSRLPPSPVPASRALAIA, via the coding sequence ATGGACGCGGTGGAGTCCTCCTCGCCCTACTCGCCGCCCTCGCTGCGCCACAAGCTGCGGACCACGGTATGCGGCTGCTTCGGCTCGCCGTCCTCACCAGGCAGCGGCGGGGAGAGGCCGCACACCGGCGGCGGCAGGGCCAGATGGAGGAGACGCGTGGCGGCCGCGGGGGAGTTCCGGTATAACCCGCTCAGCTACGCGCTCAACTTCGACGACGGCAGCAGCGACGACGGCGACGCCGACGCGGAGGACGCCGCCTTCCGGCGCAGAAACTTCAGCTCGCGCCTGCCGCCATCGCCGGTGCCAGCCTCCCGAGCCCTTGCCATTGCCTGA